The Streptomyces sp. ICC1 DNA window GGCTCGCCCTGACCCCCGCCGGCCGGGGCGCCTCGGTGGGCGGACTGATCCGCGAGCTGGAGGGCGCCGGCGACGTCGTGGACTGCGACGGCACCGTGCCGTGCCCGCTGCGCGGCGCCTGCGTCCTGCGCGGCGCGCTGCGCCGGGCCCAGGAGGCCTTTTTCGCCTCACTGGACCCGCTGACGGTGAACGACCTGGTCGCAGCCCCGACCGGTCCGCTCCTGCTGGGCATTTCGGGCGGATCGACGGGGGCCGGAAGGCCCTGACCACGGGGGCCGAATGGCCGATTCGCACCGCCGGCCGGCCCGCATAGCCTGAACCCGACAGACCCTTCGAACAGAAGTACGCACCGCGGCGGACCCTGTGGGCCTGTTTTCAAAAATAGGCATCTCATATGCCAGTTCTGCAGCCGGTTCCGCGAACCACCCCTACGCGAGGAGTCCCCCAGATGCTTTCCGAGAAGTCGGCCGCGACCGTACGAGCCACCCTGCCCGCCGTCGGCGCGGCGATCGGCGACATCACGGAGCTCTTCTACGGGAAGCTCTTCGCGGCCCACCCCGAGCTGATCCGCGACCTCTTCAACCGCGGCAACCAGAACGCCGGCCTCCAGAAGCAGGCCCTCGCCGGCTCCATAGCCGCCTTCGCGACCCACCTCGTCGCCCACCCGGACGACCGCCCCGACGTGATGCTGAACCGCATCGCCCACAAGCACGCCTCCCTCGGCGTCACCCGCGAGCAGTACCCGATCGTCCACACGCACCTCTTCGAGGCCATAGTCGAGATCCTCGGCGAGGCCGTCACCCCCGAGGTCGCCGAGGCCTGGGACGAGGTCTACTGGCTGATGGCGAACGCCCTCATCACCATCGAGGAGCGCCTCTACGCCGAGCAGCAGGTCCTGGCCGGCGACGTCTGGCGCGACTGGACGGTCGCCGCCCGCGTCGAGGAGACCGCGGACTGCGCCACCTTCCACCTCACCCCGGCCGACGGCGCCCCGGCGCCCGGCTTCAAGCCCGGCCAGTACGTCTCCGTCCAGGTCGAACTCCCCGACGGCGCCCACCAGATCCGCCAGTACAGCCTCTCCAGCGCCCCGGGATCACCCCTCCGCTCCCTCACCGTCAAGCGGGTCCACGGACCGGCCGCGGGCGGCCCCGACGGCGAGGTCTCCCACCACCTCCACACCCGGATCGGCACCGGTGACACCCTGCGCGTCTCCGCCCCGTACGGCGACCTCGTCCTGCGGGACTCCGCCGCGCCGGTGGTCCTCGCCTCGGCCGGCATCGGCTGCACCCCGATGCTCTCGATGCTGGAGCACCTGGCGGACACCGCGCACACGGCCCCGGTGACCGTCCTGCACGCCGACCGCTCCCCCGCCGACCACGCCCTGCGCGCCGACCACCGGGCCCTGACCCACAAGCTCGCGGACGCCCGGGCCCACTTCTGGTACGAGGCCGACGCGGAGCCCGGCGACCACGAGGGCCGCCTCGACCTCGCCGCCGTCCCCGTCGCCCCGGGCACCCTGGCCTACCTCTGCGGACCGCTCCCCTTCATGCGGGCGGCCCGCGAGCAGCTCATCGCCAAGGGTGTGGCGCCGGCGGACGTCCACTACGAGGTCTTCGGCCCCGACCTGTGGCTCGCCTCCGCGTGAGCCGTGCGCCGGTCTTGCGCCCTTGCGGCGGAATGGCCGCCTCCACTAAACGTTGAGTGACGTACCCCTCACTCAGAGTCAAGGAGGCGGCCATGTCCGCACCCCTGTCCGCGGACCGGTTCATCGACGCCCTGCGGGCCGAGGGCCTGACCGTCGTCGAAGTCGGCGGCTGGCGCACCCGCAACCGCAACCACAAGGGGCCCTGGGGCCCGGTGCACGGGGTGATGCTCCACCACACCGTCACGCACGGGACCGCCTTCACCGTCCGGCTCTGCCGCGACGGCGACGAGGCCCTCCCCGGCCCGCTCTGCCACGGCGTGATCACCAAGGACGGCCGGGTCCACCTCGTGGGCCACGGCCGCGCCAACCACGCCGGGGCGGGCGACTCCGACGTCCTGGCCGCGGTGATCGCGGAGAAGCGCCTCCCCCCGGACCACCGGGCGGACACCGACGGCAACCGGTACTTCTACGGCTTCGAGTGCGAGAACCTCGGCGACGGCGAGGACCCCTGGCCGGCGGCCCAACTCGACGCGATGGCCCGCGCCTCGGCCGCCCTGTGCCGCGCCCACGGCTGGACCGCCCGCTCGGTCGTCGGCCACCTCGAATGGCAGCCGGGCAAGATCGACCCGAAGGGCTTCACGATGGCCTCGATGCGCACCCGCGTCGAGGAACGCCTGAAATGACGCCCGCACCGCTCTGACGTGCGACGGCGGGCGCGCGGGCGGCACACAATGGGGGCGTGAACCGTCCAGGCGACCCCGAGCTGATCCTGCGGCCCCGGCCGGCCTCCCCCCTGCGGGAGGTCCGCGACGAGCGGTTCGGGCGGCACGGTGTGCGGCTGCTGCTCAAGCGGGACGATCTGGTCCATCCCGAGCTGCCCGGCAACAAGTGGCGCAAGCTCGCGCCGAATCTGCGGGCCGCCGTCGCCGAGGGCCGTACGGAGCTCGTGACCTTCGGCGGGGCCTACTCCAACCACCTGCGGGCCACCGCCGCCGCGGGCCGGCTGCTGGGGCTGGCGACCGTCGGGATCGTACGGGGCGACGAGCTCGCGGGGCGCCCGCTGAACGACTCGCTGGCCCGGTGCGCGGCGGACGGCATGCGGCTGCACTTCGTGACCCGTTCGGCCTACCGGGACAAGGCCGCCCTGCCCGCGCGGGCCGGTGCGGCCGACGCCTACGTCATCCCGGAGGGCGGCAGCAACGCGCTCGCGGTACGGGGCTGCGCCGAGCTCGGCCACGAACTGCGGGGCGCCTGCGACGTCGCCGCGGTGGCCTGCGGCACCGGGGGCACCCTGGCCGGGCTGGCGGCCGGGCTGGCCCCGGGCCAGCGGGCGGTGGGCGTCCCGGTGGTCGGGGGCGGGTTCCTGGAGGCGGAGATACGTTCCCTCCAGGCGGCGGCGTTCGGCGGCCCGGCGGGCGACTGGTCGCTCGCCGAGGGCTTCGCCCACGGCGGCTACGCCCGGGTCCCCGACGCCCTGGAGGCCTTCGCCGCGGACTTCGCCTCCCGCCACGGGCTGCCGGTGGAGCGGATCTACGTGGCCAAGCTCCTCTGGGCCCTGCTCGAACTCACCCGGGCCGGCGCCTTCCCCCCGGGCACCACCCTGGCGGCGGTCGTCACGGGCCGCCCGTAGGGGGGTACATCCCGCGCCGCGGCTACGCCGACTCCTCGCGGTAGGCCGCCGCCTCCTCCAGGTCCAGCCGGCGCAGCAGGGCCCGCAGCATTTCGTCGTCGATGCGGCGCGCGTCCCGCAGCGACACGAAGACCTCCCGCTCCGCCGCGATCATCTCCCCGGCCAGCCGGCGGTACACCTCGTCCGCCGACTCGCCGGTCACCGCGTTGACCTCGCCCAGCCGCTCCCACACGGCGTTGCGCCTGCGCTCCAGCACCGTCCGCAGCCGGTCCGCCAGCGGCGGCGGCAGGGCGTTCGCCGGTGCGGCCAGCAGTTCCGTCAGGCGCTCCTCCGCGGCCCGCGAGGCCTCGCTCTGGGCCTGGGCCTCCGCCAGGGTGTCGGCGTGGGTGTCGCGCGGGGGCAGGCGCAGCAGGCGGATCAGCGGCGGCAGCGTCAGGCCCTGGACCACCAGGGTGCCGATCACCGTGGTGAACGTCAGGAACAGGATCAGGTTCCGGTGCGGCACGCTGATCGGCACGGAGAAGGCGATCGCCAGCGAGACCACGCCGCGCATGCCGGCCCATCCGACGATGACCGGCGCCTTCCAGTTCGTCTCCGGCTCCCGCTCCCGGATCCGCCGCGAGAGCACCCTCGGCAGGAACGTCGCCGGGAAGACCCACGCGAAGCGGGCCGCCACCACGACCGCGAAGACCGCCAGCGCGTAGCCGGCCGCGGCCATGCCCTCGTACTCCCCGAGCCCCTTCAGCACCACCGGCAGTTGGAGCCCGATCAGCGCGAAGACCACCGATTCGAGGATGAAGGCGACCACCTTCCACACCGCCTCCTCCTGGAGCCGGGTCGCGAAGTCGACCTGCCAGTTGTGGTGCCCGAGGTACAGCGCGACCACCACGACCGCCAGCACGCCCGAGGCGTGCACCCGCTCGGCGGCCGCGTAGGCCACGAACGGGATCAGCAGCGAGAGCGTGTTCTGCAGCAGCGAATCCCGCAGCCGCCTGCGCAGCACGTGGATCGGCACCATCAGCAGCAGGCCCATCCCGACCCGTGCGTCAGCGGGGGCGGTACACCGTGAGGGCGTCCGGGAGCTCCTCCAGGACGAGGGCGGCCGGGGCGTACGCGTACTCCCCGTCGTAGGCGAGCGGGGTGCCGGCCGGGATGTCGCCGACACGCAGGCTCCGCAGCCGGGTGGCGGCGTGGACCGGCGAGCGGGTCAGCGGGCCCGCGAGGGCGGCGGCGAGCAGGCGGGGGCCGGGGCGGCCGCCGCCGTGGACGAGCCGGACGTCGAGCAGGCCCTCCCCCAGGCTCTCGCGGTAGCGGGGCGCCGGGCCCGTGCCCCGGTAGGTGCCGTTGCCCGCGAAGAGCAGCCAGACGCTGCGCGGGCGTCCGGCGAGCGTGAGGCGTACGGGGCGCTGCGCGCGCAGGACCCGCCAGGCCGCCAGCAGGGCGGCGGGACCGCCGCCGATCCGGGGCGCCCAGCGGAGCCGGTGGCCCAGCAGCTCCGGGTAGGCCCCGATGCTGAAGTTGTTCAGGAAGTAGCCGGCCCTCGGGTCCTCGGGGTCCGGGCCCGGGGTGAAGCGGCCGATTCCGATGTGGACCGCGTGCCCGGCCGCCACGGCCCGGCAGGTGTCTTCGGTGCCGGCGAGGCCGAGGTCCAGCGCGAAGTGGTTGAGCGTGCCGCCGGGGAACACCGCCAGCGGGATCCCGGCGCGCAACGCGGCGGTGGCGGCCGCGTTGATCGTGCCGTCGCCGCCGCACACGCCGAGCACGGTGGAACGGTCGGCCGCCCTGGCCAGTTCGGCGACGAGTTCGGGCCCGCCGCACTCGACGAACTCGGCCTTGGGCAGCCGCTCCCGCACCGTGTCGGGCCCCGCCGCGGCGGCCGAGCCCGAGCCGGAGTTGACCACGACCGTGAGCCCGGCGCCGTCGGGCAGCGCCGGCGCGGTGGAGGCCGTCCGCTCGTCGCCCGGCACGATCCGGGCCTCCTCGACGTCCCGCGTGAGGCGGCGTACGACGAGTCCCGCCGCCACCCCGAGCGCCCCCCCGGCGAGCACGTCGGAGGGGTAGTGGACCCCGGTGTACACCCGGGAGAAGGCGACGGAGGCGGCCACCGGGGCCAGCGCGGCGCCCCAGCCCGGGGACTCCAGGGCCACGCCAGCAGCGAAGGCGAACGCGGACGCCGAATGCCCCGAGGGGAAGGACGTGGTCTGCGGCTGCGTGGCGAGCCGGCGCCCGGCGGGCACCCCGTCCAGCATCGGGCGCGGCCGGCGCACCGACCACTTGCCGACGGTGTTGATGGTCGCGGAGGCCAGCGCCAGCGAGGCGAGTCCGCGTACGGCGGCCTTGCGGGCCCCGGCCGAGCCGAAGACGGCGAGGGCCGCGGCGGTCCCGCCCCACAGCACCCCGTGGTTCGCGGCCCGCCCGAGCCGCGGCAGCACCCGGTCGGCCCCCGGCCAGTGCCGGCGGGCCACCACGTCGAACAGCCACCGGTCGCCCCGCGCGACCGCACCCCGCCAGGTCAACTCTTGATCAGCCATTTCCTGCCTCTACCCGCGATCCTCCCCCGGAATCGGACCCTGGCCGGGCCCGTCCTCCAGGGGGCGCTTGCGCAGGAGCAGGACGACCAGTCCGCCCAGGACCACCAGGCCCACCGCCAGGGAGGCGATCACCGGGGTGGCCGCGGAGCTGCCGCTGGAGGCCAGCCGCTCCTCCGAGGTGTCCGGGCCCGCCGCGGAGGCGGGTGCGGACACCGCGCCGAGCGTGGTGACGGCCGTGCCCGCCTCCACCGCACCGGCCGGCCGTACGTCGGGAGCCTGCGGCCACCGCGCCGTCGCCGTGGCCACGGCGGCGGACTGGCTGGACCCGGCGACGATGTGGACCTGCGCCGGGATCCCGCTGGTGAAGACCCGCCCGACCGGTACCCGGGTGGAGCCGTGGACGGTGACCGAGGCCGTGCCGTCCGGCGTCCCCGCCGGCACCTCGAAGAACAGCTTGCTCCCGTTGGCGGCGGCGGTGACGGGCCGCCCCTCGGCGTCCACCACCCGCACCCCCATGGCCACGGCCGCGGCGTCCGGGGTCACGCTCACGCTCTGCGCGCTCGTCCGCACGGTGACCGGCCCGATCCGGGTGCCCAGCGGTCCCGACACCTCGCCCGGGTCCACCGCCAGCGAGGCCGGCGGCTCCGGCAGCCGGCCGGCTTCCCGCATGAGGTAGTCCGCCAGCTTCTCCGCCTGCGGGTCGGCGGCCTCCACGCGCACGCCGTCGGCCAGCCGCCAGATGGCCACCTGGGTGCCGGCCGCCGCGCTCTCCGCGGTGAGCGCGGCGGCCCCGGCCGCCTTGGCGAGCCCGGCCAGATCGTTCAGCTGGGGGTAGGAGTGCTCCAGGACCCAGCGGATCCGGGCCGCCTCGCCGTTGCCGGCGAGCGGCGTACCGCTCCACCCGCTCTCCGTGTAGCGGGTCTGGGGCTGCGCGTTGCCCGCGACGCCGACCCCGTAGGTCTGGAGCATCCCGCCCCCGTCGACCCGCATCTCGTACAGCCCGGCGGGGATCTGCCGCACCGAGCCGTCCGCGCCGCGCAGGACCGCCTGCCCGTAGGTCTTCAGCCCGTCGAGCACGGCGCTCGCGCCCTCCGGGGTCCGGGGTGCGCCGGGGCCGCCGTCGGCGGCGGCCCCGGCGGCCGGCGCCGCCGCCAGCGCGGCGGCGAGCAGCGCGACCGCGAGCGGGCGCCGCGCGGAGCCCCGTGGGGCCGCGGCGGCAGGACCGGTGGCCGGACCGGGGGCCGGACCGGGGGCCGGACCGGGGGCCGGCGCGACGGCAGGAGCCGCGACCGGATCGACCGGATCGGCCTGAGGAGCGGTGGCAGGAGCAACAGCGCGAACAGGAGCCGGAGCCGGGACAGGAACAGGAGCGCGAACAGGAGCGGGAGCAGGAGCGGAGGATGCGGGAACGGCAATCGACACAGTCTTCCCCTTCGGGCCGAAGGCCCAGGTGCCCGTGAGTACCGGGGAATCCTAGCCTCTTCGAACACTCAGACCACCGCCGCCTTCTGAGTGCCCATCAGCGGGGTGTCCGTTCTGACGACCCGCCGGAAGGCCGCCGTACCGCGGTTGAGGTCGTGTCCGATGGCCGTCGCGTCGATCTGCGCGGAGAACCACCTGTTCCCCTCCCCGTCGGGCGGGTCCTCGCGCACCCGCAGCCGCCCGTGGACCACCAGCGGTTCGCCGACGGAAACGGATCCGGCGAGGTTCACGGCGAGGCCGCGCCGGGCCCACACCGTGTAGAAGCTGGTGGGCGCGTCCGCCCAGGCCTCCTTCTTCCGGTCGAAGTACCTCGGGGTCACCGCGAAGCGGAACCGGGCCGCGGGGCCGCTCGGCGTCTCCTTGTAGTCGATCTGGGTGGCCACGTAGCCCACCAGCGTCACCTGGGTGTCGTTCATCCCGGCCGTCCTCCCGGGGCCGCGGCCGCCCGCTCGGCGAAGCGCCCGCCCGACCCGCATTCCGTACCCGTCCGGACCATCCGCACGAGGTACGACCATGCTGGCCCGGTCCGCCGGAATCCGCCGGAGCCTGTGGATTACTGACGGGTTGTGGACAACTTCGCCACCGTCGCGTACTGCTCGCGCACCTCCCGGTAGCGCAGCAGCTCGGCCGCCACCGGCTCCAGCACCCGCGCCCGCCCGCAGCCGGCCGCAGCCTGCCGCAGCCGCCGCTCCGCGTCCTGCCCGTAGCGCCGTGCCGGGCCCCGGGCCCCGATCGAGCAGGCCCACTCCACGAGCGGTCCGCCGATGATGCCCGCCACCATCAGGAGCACCGGCGGCATCAGCTTCGGTTCCAGGACTCCGGCGATCTGTCCGACCAGCCAGAGCCCGCCGTAGATCTGCAGGAGCGTCATGGCCGCCTGCGCGAGGACCGCCGCAGGCCACCAGGAGGGTCGCGGGGGCTTGACGCTGGGCACCGCGACCGCCGCGCCCAGCGTCACCGCGATCTCGTCGAGCGCCTCCGGGAGCCCCTCCGCTCCGCGCACCGCGGTCTCCCGTACGGCCTGCGCCCACGGGTCGGGCAGGCCGCGTACCGCCTCGTCGGCGACGGTCCGCACGGCCTGTTCCACCCGCTGACGGGCCGTCACCTCCTCCTCGACCGGCAGCTCGGAGGCCGTCGCGGAGCGTCCGATCGCCGCCAGGGCGGCGAGGCCGGCCAGCGAGCGCGGGGCGCGCCGGCTCTCGTACCAGCGCCACAGGCGCAGCCACGGGGTCCCGCACGCCTTTCCGGCGTTGCGCCGCCAGGCGCGCTCGGCGGCCAGCCCGGCCGCATACGCGCCGACCGCCTCGGCGAGCCGGTCCTCGAACTCGGCGCGCGCCGTCTCCCCGATTTCCGGGCCGGGGTGGCCGTCGGCGACGTAGAGCGGCCGCAGGCGGGTGGCGGCCTTGTCCACGTCCGCGGAGATCCGCCGGGTGGCGGCTCCCTTCTCCTGGGTGAACTGTCCGAGGAGCTCGCGCAGTTCCCCGACTCCTTCACCCGTAAGAGCGGAGATCCCGAGGACGGTGGCGCCGGGTTCGCCGTGCTCGCCGAGGGCGATCCCGTCGTCGTCGAGGAGCCTGCGCAGATCGTCCAGTACGAGGTCGGCGGCCTCGCCGGGCAGCCGGTCCACCTGGTTCAGCACGACGAAGGTCACCTCCGCGTGCCCGGCCAGCGGCCGCAGGTACCGCTCGTGCAGCACCGCGTCCGCGTACTTCTCCGGGTCCACCACCCACACCACGGCATCGACCAGCGCCAGCACCCGGTCCACGTGGTCGCGGTGCGCGCCGACCGCCGAGTCCAGGTCGGGCAGATCGACGAGGACCATTCCGCGCAGCGCTTCCGCCTCCGAGGTCTCACGGGGGCGGCGGCGCAGGCGTCCGGGGATCTCGAGGCGGTCGAGGAGGCCGGCCGCGCCGTCGGACCAGCTGCAGGCGATGGGTGCGGCGGTCGTCGGCCTGCGCAGCCCGGTTTCGGAGATCTGCACTCCGGCGAGCGAGTTGAAGAGGGTGGACTTGCCGCTTCCGGTGGCGCCCGCGATGGCGACGACCGTGTGCTGCGCGGAGAGCCCGCGCCGTGCGGCGGCCTCGTCGAGGACCCGTCCGGCTTCGGCGAGGGTCTTGCCGTCGAGGATCCTGGTCCGGGAAAGCCCGATGAGCTGGCGCAGCGCGTCGAGGCGGACGCGCAGCGCCTGCGCCTCGGGACTGAGCGGAGGTGCGGGCGCCTTGCCCCCATCGCTCCCGGCGCCGGAAACCGCCCGTACGAGCGCCTCGTCACCCTCGTCGTCGCCGGTCGCGGGCCAGTCGTCGTCGGTGACCCGGGGACGCGAGCGTGCGATGAGTCCGTCGTCCCAGCGGTCGTCGGTGCGGTCGGTCAGGGCAGTCACCTCATCACCTCTCCTTCTGCAGTAGGGACAGGGCGGCGATCAGCTCGGCCTGGGGTTCGGGGCTCACTTCGAGTGCCTCGATCGGGGCGAGGCGGCGGTCGCGTTCGGCGCGCAGCACCTGGTCGAGGTGTTCGCCGACGAGCTCGCCGCCCCGGTCGCGCAGGCGTACGGCGGCCTGTACCCCGATCCGCTCGGCGAGCTTCTCCCCCGCCGGGCGGGCCCGCTTGCCTCCGAGGAGGGCGGCGACCAGCAGGGCGGCCACCCCGTCGGGGTCGGGCGCGGGCTGCTTCTCGAGCCGCGCCACCTCGTCCTCGGCGAGTTCCTCCAGCACGCGCCGCCAGCGCCGTACCGCCATGCCGATACGTTCCGCCGCCTCCCGGTCGGGGGCGGGCAGTGCGACGGCGCCCGCGGCCGGCTCGCGCCGCCAGGCCTCGGCGATCCGTTCGTCGGCGGCGGCCACGGCGCACTGGAGCAGCGCGGCGAGGGATTCCGCGAGGGAGTCGAGGAGTTCGTCGGCGCTGGTGTCGAGGGGGTAGCCGCGCCAGCGGGTCAGCGCGTCCCCGGCGAGCACCGCGCCGCGGTCGAGCCGGTTGCGGACCCTCTTGCCCTCCCTCTTGTAGGCGTCTTCGACGGCGGAAGTCAGCCGTACGGCGGCAGCGTGCTGGGCCGCGACGGCCGAGGCGAGCTCCGGCATCCGGCGCCCGAGGGAGTCGAGCGCGCCGAGCGCGGTGCGTCCGACGGCGTACTGCCGGGCGGCCGGATCCTGCGCGTGGTGGGCGAGCCAGGCGAAGAGCGGCGCGACGGCGCTGGCGGGCAGGAGCCCGCCTCCGCCGGCCGATTCGGGCAGCTCGGGGACGGTGAACCGGGGTACGTCGCCCAGCCCGGCCCGTGTGAGCAGGGCCCCGTACTGCCGGGAGACCTCGGCGAGCACCTGGTGCGGCACCCGGTCGAGGACGGTGATCAGGGTGGCCTTGTACTGCTTGGCGGTGCGCAGGAGGTGCCAGGGCACGGCGTCCGCGTACCGCGATGCGGTGGTGACCATGACCCAGACGTCGGCGGCGCAGATGAGTTCGGCGGCGAGCGTCCGGTTGTCGACGACGAGGGAGTCGATGTCGGGGGCGTCGAGGATGGCGAGACCGCGGGGCAGGGTGGAGACGGTCTCGATGCGTACTTCGCGGGCGGTGTGCCCGTGGGGCTGCGGTGGTCTGTGGGGGGTTCTGCGGGCTGCCGGCAGGGCGTCTTCCTCGCCCTGCGGAACCCAGACGCGCATCAGGTCGGGCAGCACCCTCACCCCGGCGAACCAGTGATGATCATCCGGATGGCAGACAAGCACGGGGGTGCGTGTCGTGGGCCGGAGTACCCCGGCCTCACTCACTTGGCGCCCTACGAGGGAGTTGACGAGGGTGGACTTACCGGCTCCGGTGGACCCGCCGACGACGGCGAGCAGCGGCGCCTCCGGCGCCTTCAGCCGGGGTACGAGGTAGTCGTCGAGCTGCGCGAGCAGCTCGGCTCTGGTTTGGCGGGCGCGGGGGGCGCCGGGCAGGGGCAGCGGCAGACGCACGGACGCGACCCGGTCGCGCAGGGCGGACAGGGCATCGAGCAGCTGAGGCCGAACATCCAAGGTCACCACATGCGAAGAATGCCCAATTTGGGACCATTTTTGAAGCTTATACGTCCTCTGCGCGCCGACCGCTACTCCACTGGGACATCCTGGACACAGCGGACGAGTGGGGCGCAGGCATAACGAGTGCACAACACCCAGGGCGCCACGGCGCAAAAGCGGTGCGAGAATCGCACCTGCCTGCGATTATCGGGACCGCTTCACCGAACCTCCACATCGTGGCACGCGAGTGAAGCAACCGGGACAAGGCAACCGGAGCCCTATCCTTGACCCGGCACGGACCACAGTCCCACCCCCACCCAGGGGCTCCAGGCCACCACGGCCACCTTCCGGCCCCCGTAGCTCAGTGGATAGAGCAGGTGCCTTCTAAGCACTTGGCCGCAGGTTCGAGTCCTGCCGGGGGCACTCTTTTCCCACCACATCGAGCCCTCCGCTTGCGGAGGGCTTTCGTGCAGGTCAGGGCACCTTAGCGAGCCTGCCGTAGCGGTGGCGTAAGCACGTGCGGCGGTTACTCGAAGGCCTTGACCGCCTGGTGGTAAGTCCACGCGGTGCCGTCGCAGGAAGCCTTCTTCGCACCCGAGTAACGGGCGCAGACCCGCTTCAGGTCAGCGTGGAACATGTCGTCCAGCCGGTTCTTGGCGGCCGCGAACTCCCCCGCCGCCTTGTAGTTGCGGTAGCCGAAGTCGTGGCGGGCGCACGCCGTGCGGAAGGGGAAGCCGAAGGGGTTGTCCGGGGAGGTCGTGCAGTAGTCCGTCGACCAGTCGAAGCCGTACGACTGCCAGGCGTCCCGGTTCGCGCGCGCCGCCGTCCAGGACTCGTAGCTGGCGCCGGTCCCCTGGGTCCAGACGCTCAGCACCTGCGGCTTGTCGGCCGGGACCTCCGGGGCCGCTGCCGCGGCCCCGGACGGCGCGAGGGCGAGGGCGAGCGTGAGGGTGAGAGCCGTGGTGAGGGTGCGGGCCGCAGTGGCTTCGGGCGGCGCGGCCCGGGCGGCTCTCGCGGGGGCCTGGGCAGGGGTCGCGGTTCGGCTGGGGCGGCTGCGCACGCACCTTCTAACGACGCACGTCACCCCGGGTACCGGAGCTGCGCACGTGC harbors:
- a CDS encoding dynamin family protein, translated to MDVRPQLLDALSALRDRVASVRLPLPLPGAPRARQTRAELLAQLDDYLVPRLKAPEAPLLAVVGGSTGAGKSTLVNSLVGRQVSEAGVLRPTTRTPVLVCHPDDHHWFAGVRVLPDLMRVWVPQGEEDALPAARRTPHRPPQPHGHTAREVRIETVSTLPRGLAILDAPDIDSLVVDNRTLAAELICAADVWVMVTTASRYADAVPWHLLRTAKQYKATLITVLDRVPHQVLAEVSRQYGALLTRAGLGDVPRFTVPELPESAGGGGLLPASAVAPLFAWLAHHAQDPAARQYAVGRTALGALDSLGRRMPELASAVAAQHAAAVRLTSAVEDAYKREGKRVRNRLDRGAVLAGDALTRWRGYPLDTSADELLDSLAESLAALLQCAVAAADERIAEAWRREPAAGAVALPAPDREAAERIGMAVRRWRRVLEELAEDEVARLEKQPAPDPDGVAALLVAALLGGKRARPAGEKLAERIGVQAAVRLRDRGGELVGEHLDQVLRAERDRRLAPIEALEVSPEPQAELIAALSLLQKER
- a CDS encoding phospholipase, producing MRSRPSRTATPAQAPARAARAAPPEATAARTLTTALTLTLALALAPSGAAAAAPEVPADKPQVLSVWTQGTGASYESWTAARANRDAWQSYGFDWSTDYCTTSPDNPFGFPFRTACARHDFGYRNYKAAGEFAAAKNRLDDMFHADLKRVCARYSGAKKASCDGTAWTYHQAVKAFE